TTGCCACCCAGAGGTGTACGGCCTCAAGTACACTGGCCTTTTGTTATGTAAACCTTGCTCTCCCTAATTTAAAGTTAATGGGTTTATAAAGTTGctgaagcctgtaactgggcagaagagaagtaggcagagcttaggTTCCCGAGCTTGGGATCTCAGAGGGACCGGGaagccaggaggagggagaggaagcagaaaatgtagcaggagagggagccagagagaagTAGCCATGGGACAGTACAGACTCTGAGCACCAGCCCAGACAGGACACATGGAGTGTGTAGTtgagaaatagcaaaatagcttagagggttgatacctgCCCAGTTGCGGCTCTTTAAAGCTTTTGTAAATCCAAGAGGTCATTGATTCAATTATTTGAGAACCAGCCAGCATAGAGAAGCCCTCCAGAGTCTAATATACCACCCACAACACCCTAATGTAAATATTACTTTTACCACTCAGCAAAAAGTATAGTTTTAACAACTCAGCTCTTGAAGTTTCCTTAATCGGCTCTGTGATACGAGTATGGTGGTACATGGCTATAATCtgagcccttgggaggctgatgaAGGTGCATCACCATTAAGTTTGAAGCCACCCCGAGCCACAGAGCAAGTCCCTATTCCCTGTCAAGGATTCTGTAATAAAATGAGAGCCTCTGTACACCACAAGAAAATATGATGACCCTGTTGATCTGCAATGATCTGAGTTGCAAGCCAagccaggaatttttttttcccctgaaagaTGGTTTTCATCTGAAAGACAAACTACAGTCAAAAGAATGCATTTGTCCTATACTCTCTCAAGGACTGAGGGAATTTATCATACTTCAAGGAAATTTTTGTCACCATTGACAGAACtcagaaatatgaaaaagaattGGGGAACACAATTAACAATGATTACACCACATGTAATAGCATGACactaatttgaattttattttacattactttatacttggccttttcctttctgttttggtttgtttgtgacaaggtctctctacataggcctggctggccttgaactcaagagaagtgcctgcctctgcctgggattaaaggtgtgtaccaccaagcctaaTTACACTTGGCCCTTTCTGATGACATCTGAGGTGATGCCAAACAATGTACCTTCATGGTTGCATAATGAGACACAATATTTGGACATCTacatctttttttgagacagggtctctctacatagctctggctatcctggaacttgctctgtagatcaggctggctttgaactcacagtgataacCTTTAACTTCTGCTTCTCCTCAACATCTTTGCTCCCATGACCTAAGGTCATACCCTGGCAAGTGATTCCACCTGAACAAGACTATTACTTCAAAGTAATCTGGGTTCCGGGCTCAGACAGTCTCAGACTATGGAGCTACCCATTAGTCCCATGGAGTCACAGTCTAAGACATCTCACGCCGAGGGCCTTTCCACCATACCAAAGACATTACCTAGCGGATTGAAAGGGAAGAACTTTTCTATTTCTGGGTAGGCATCATCAGAAGCAGGAACCGGGCCTTGTGTCTTAGCAGGCTTCTCGGTGATCTAGAAAAACCCAAGAGAAAAAGCACCTGTGCGAATGACTGGAACTCTTGCCACCTGCATGGTAATGTGAGGTTGGGGGGGCCTCTTATTTAAATGACGACATCACACTTTAAACTGTCATACATCTTGGTTTTCAGGATTCAGTGTAAAGATAAGGAGGGaaatgactcctgaaagttgtcctctgaccttgacaTGCACGTTATCACATGTGCAGCCCTGCCTTCCCCATACAAAAgctaaggggctggaaagatggctctgtggttaagagcacttgctgcgcTTACAGAAGACCCAcgtgagttcccagcacccatccaCGGGTGGCTCATAGCTATCTGTAACTGCAATTCAAAGGATAATGTCCTCCTCAGGCACATGGTACACTCGCTTATTATACCATACAGACAAGCATCCATGCACACAAACTAAgagtaagtttgtttgtttgtttcctaagtGAAGCCAAAAATTTTAGCGCCTGTCCACATATATTACCAAGAACGCTGAGGAGGGTTAATTCAAAGCTAATCAACTAAACTGCTGAAACCCAACAGTGGAGAAAAGGCTAGAGGCACCGCAGAAAAGTAGCTAATCCTGGAAGTCATTTTTACCTTATAGAAGTGTGATTTTTCTACCACTGTTACCTAAATTATTTAGCTGGCTAATACTAACAAGCTTGTGTTCCTGACATACATGCGATTAAGCAACAGCAAAATATTaagtggcgcactcctttaatcccagcagaggcaggcaaatctctgagttcaaggccagcctggtctgcagagcaagctccaggacaggcagggctacacagagaaaccccattttgaaaaacaaaacaaaaaattcaaaaaattacCAGGCAAGATACTCAATAGCAGTACAGAAGCCTGTGTGTTCTTGATCAGGccccatatatgtgtatgtcagaagtggaggaggtgggggtgggggcacccataccgcaggctggcctccaaccaaCCCATGCCTCagcatcagcctcccaagttgctgggattgcaggtgtgtatcAAGGCTAGCTAAGTACTTACTTAACACATCTGTTAAGTGGCTTCTAACCAACTGCTTCCTGGTACTACTTAAGGACAGCTGAGCGAAATCAGCATTAgttatttctttaggttttttaaagacagggtttctctgtgtaacagcgctggctgtcctggactcactttgtagaccgggctggcctggaactcacaaacatccacctgcctctgcctcccaactgtgcgtgcgccaccatgcccttgAGAGCTGCAATCTCAAGGTGCTGAGCGACTGAAGTAACACAGCATGACCCTCCTCTGTTCACCTCCTACTCAGAGGAAGAAAGCTGCTAGGAAGTCCATTGCTAAGCATCAGACGTGCTACAGCGGGGCTTAAgaaggctcagtgattaaaagaaCTTGCTGCGctgatgggcatggtggcacacgcccttaatcccagcacttgggaggcggaggcaggcagatcactgtgagttctacaaaagccaagtccaggatagccaaggctacaccaagaaactctgtctcttcCAAAGGAGGTGGATTCaggtcctagcacccatgtaaggcagctcaggactgcctgcaaccccagttccACAGGACcgaatgccctcctctggcctcctcaggtccCTGCACATATGTGGTATTCATGcacacagatagatacacatCCATCAATACAAATAATAATCCTTTACAGTGACAATGTATGTACACGTGCGTCATCTTCATAGCCCACACTCACCTTTTTCACAGTTAGGGttggctgtttttgtttgaggGGCCTATTAGTCTTCGCTGGCTTTTCTGTAACTCTGTTGACAGTTCCCAAAGCCTTTCTGCTGCCTTTAGGCAAGGCTGGAGCATTGAACACTTTGCCAACTTGTGGCGTTGAAACCTGCAATTTGCCATCTAAGGCCTTgactgttgaaaaaaaaaataatcataagaATATtagaggctcagtgggtaaagggcttgctgccaaacctgacaatcggaaaataaaaaataaaaacaaacaaacaaaaactctgacAACTGGAGTTCAATCCCAAAAGCCCACACAGTGTAAGggaaactgactcccacaagttgtgctctgacctccacggCCAACCATGGCACGTGCATATGCCTGCACACATACCCAAATAAAGGTAATATATTGTTCTTTAAGATTAGGCCATATAACAACTCATTGACTTGACCCAATTCTCACCCACAAACCTGTGCTTCACTTTTGGCAGTGGTTTATCACACTCTTAAAGACCCTCATTAAGACAATAAGCAtaaagccaggcactgtggcacctgcctttattcccagcactcaggaggaagaggcaagtggatctctgagttcaagagtaGCCTGATCTATACACCAAGATTCAGGCCAGTTAAAACTACATAGGGGAGCTCTGtctcccaaaaataaataaaagattaagtggggggggggtatatgtatgtatgtatatgcatagagcctggggacacagcttagaggtagagtgtttgcttagcatttGAGAAGATCCAAATTCCACCCCCAACCACTgcataagccaggcacagtagccaTGCCTGTAATCACTGCACTGcacaggtggaggcagaaggatcagaaattcaagactACCCTAGGTTACACAGGGAACTTGAGAGGCCAGTATGAACTACATGGCaccttttcttaaaataatgagATCATAAGCATGAAAATATATCAAACCTGACTCTAATGAACCACAAAGTACACTAAATGCTAGGAGCCCCCAGACCACACCCATAATCCATTCACAGCACCTGTGCTTTCGAGGCCATCAGTACTTACCACCAGAGCCTAGTTTCAAATCATCCTTAGATGCCAATCGGCTGCCTGGTTCTTCATTATCCTTCTCAACAAAGATTAGAGTAGCCATCCTGGGTTACTCTAGGGGAGAGACCTACATATTAGATACTGGCCCTGGGGAAGCAGCAACAGAGACCAAACTTTACCCAGGGAACCTGTACACAAAAACTCAGAAGTAAGATGCAGACGCCAACAGGTTTAATCCAGATCTTAAATCTTCAAGCCAGTGTCAGAAACACTAAACTCCTACACAGAAGTCTGTTTAAGTTGACACCCATCGAAACTGTCTCCCGCCCATATTCTCAGGACacgggaggaagcaggaggatcagatgtgGGAGGCTGGGCCttagctacataacaagttcgaggccagcctggactgcttGAGACCCTGAATTGGAACGGACAAGGGAAAGAGGTAAAAATGAAACCAGCGTCGCTGTGGGTCGAGGACGCCAAGAGCGCCGGGGACGCGGCGCCGAGTAAAGCTCAGGTCCTGgaccctgcctcagtctccagtcCTGTGTCTGGTCCCCCACGCCACCCAAGCTTACCAACGACACCCTCACCCGAGGTGCGGTCGCCGGTAGATTCACCCAAGACTGCGCCACCAACGACCCGCCACGCCGCGGTTTAAACCACAACTCGCGCCTCAATTGGTCCATCCGAGAGGAGGCGGGGCCTGAAGTCTGAGAACCAATGAGAGCAACCGAAGTTTTCAGCCGCCGTCCCCATCCCACGTCTTTCTCCACGGAATTAAAAAAGTTAGGATCCGTACACTGTCCAAAACTCCTGAGAGGCTTTTGGTTATCCACAATATGGACCCGGGAAGAAGCACTGgcccaacaacaaaaatgtttcgTTACTGTAAACTTTAACGTGACcgaggttgtccttgaactctaCATAGTAGATGGTGGATAATGACCATAAATTCCTGACCCTGCTTCTGGTGCCCCAAGGACTGGAATACTGGCTGTACCACCACTTCAGGCTTAATTTTATGTTTCTGGCTTTTTGGAAACAGTCTCTTACTACAcagctcaggcttgcctggaactcactggcccaGAAATGCTTCGGActtcctctccagtgctgggatcagggTAGCCAGAGAGGATTCTCTAGGGGACAAGTATACACATTCGATACCAGCGTTTGGGGAAAACTAAAAAGGATAAGTAGCGACCAAACTTCATCCAGGACACACGAGCACAAAAGCTTAACTAGAGAAGCCAAGAGACTTAATCTAGACCTTTCAAATCTTCAAGTCAAATAGGGAGGTACTAAACTGCTGAggtttgggggtgaggggaggcgGGACATCTATCAAAACTGGAGCAATGCCTTGGCagtgtaagagcacttgctgctcttgaagaggattctggctgtcctgggatgcacaatgcagaccaagctggccttgaacttaaaagatcctcctgtgtctcctGAGTAGTAGTtaatttctgcttattttttgagTACTGTGGAAATTTGGCAGgtttgtgacaaaaaaaaaaaaaaaaaaacaatataattttgAGAGCCCAGGCTTTCCCATTGAAATAAGCACTGTTAATAACATTGAAGCTATCCCACACACCCCTTTTCCTGTGTTGATTACATTTAATTAATACagaagtttctttgtgtgtttgagcACTCTCTATAGTGGTGGGCCAATTCCCACATCAGCAGTTTTGCGTATTCCCGAACATATTTCAAAGTTCCATGATAGTGGGTGACATGTGCCAGGATTTTCATCCATTTTCTCCTGCTGGGTATTCGGGTTCTTTCTAAAATGGCTGTGACAGCCTGCAAAGTCTTCAGCCCTACAGAGCCACCAGAGCCCCTGGTGTGTGAGTGGTAGGTGGTAGATCCAGGAAGCTTTCCATTACACTAGgaataaaatagcaaaaactCATGTCACTAGTCAAATCCTGCATCTCATTCGTTCTCTTCGCTTCTTCCCCTCACTCTAGACACACAGGGATTCCTCTGTTTCCTCAGTACCAAGAGATTCTGTTTAGCCTCGGGATCTCTGCATAAATAATCCTAAATGCATCTTGTTTTTGTGAAATGATATAGGCATAAAATTTGGTGCTGATAAAATTTAAggaatttacatttatttttaatatatatacatatacacacatacatacacacatgtatgcatgcagagAGAAATAGGTAACACTATAAAATGCAGGAATGCTTTTTACATCTATAATTAGAAATTTACAGGGCTAGGGCTATAGCTCAGCTGATAGAGGACTTGCCCAGCATGATGGGAGAACATAAATCCAGTGAAGTCacagacaggagaatcagaagttcaaagttgttCTGTGCTAcatacaagttcaaggtcaacctgggagACCAGAgatagaaggggaggggaaggggataTGATCTCTTAAGAAATGAATtatgaagccaggcgtggtggtacacacccataatcccagcacttgggaggcagaggtaggtggatcactctgagttcgaggccagcctggtctataatgctagtccaggacagccaaggctacacagagaaactctgtgtcgggggaaaaaagaaagaaagaaagaaagaaagaaagaaagaaagaaagaaagaaagaaaagggggggatGAATTATgtggagccgggcggtggtggtgcacgcctttaatcccagcatttgggaggccgaggcagaggcaggtggattgctgtgagtttgaggccagcctgatctacaaagtgagtccaggatagtcaaggctacacagagaaactttgtgaaaccttttgaaaaaccaaaaaaaaaaaaaaaaaaaaaaaggaaaaaaagacatgaattATGATTAGAATtatatcaaaatacattttccCCCAGAGATAATTTTGTGGTCATGATGTTAACAGCTGTCTGGGGACTACGAGGCTGGACGGGAGAATGTCTGCCTAACATAAGGAAGGTCCTAACCAAGGATCAGGAGGAGGGGGCAATATTTAAAAACTCAGGGCAAGAAAATGGCCAAACTATTTTCCTAATGTCAACTAAACTCTGTTCATCCAGAGAATAGAGAAATCAGATCTAAATTTAAAGGGAGAGAAAACATCTGAAGAAAGACTTTATAGCTGTCAGTAAGCAAGTCAGGGGAAACGAGCACGTAATTGTCTAATTtcaactaaagaaagaaaaatacatatgcaGTGAGACAAAGGAAACAAGTAGATACTAGCAGGAGAGTAGAATCAAAATTTAaggaaataagttaaaaataaagaaaaactgcctggtggtggtagcccacgcctttaaatcccagtactcaggagagagagagagagagagagagagagagagagagagagagagagagagagagagagagagagagagagagacaggtggatctctgtgaattcacggtcagcttgggctatagagctagtttcaggacagctacacaaagaaaccctgtctatgaaaaagaagagagagagagagagagaaaggaagaaaggaagggaggaagggaggaaggaaggaaggaaggaagaagaaaaataataatcaggGTCGATGAACCAGCAGTTTGATGTGTGTGAGTCATTCCACTCCAGTTCGGGTAGGAAACTATTCCCTACTCGCAGAACTCCCTCAGCCCATCAGCCTGGGGTTTGTCTTACTACACTTCCTTAAATCTGTTTACAAGCAAAGTGATGCGTCCAAGGAATATGTATCTCAGGCTTCCTTTAAagtcattcaacaaatatttactggaCACAATACTAATCATCAAAAGAAAGAGTCTAACTCTAGGAAGTGAAGCataaagacaacacacacacacacacacacacacacacctcacttaAACCTTGACTGTGCCTTCTATGTCCTGTTCTTTTTATTCCCTTGAACTGTTATTTTTCTCCCTGAATCTCCttctaaattttgtttcttcatattaAATCACCAGCACACAAAAGTTTTGCTTTCAAAAATATATCTGTATAAATTCCTACCGTTTCCATGAGGACGTTCTCACATTCCTTGAGAGGTTTTTCTCCCCGCCAACAGGAAAGATTGcttttcctgaggtcccattgcaaatataaattatatagccaccctgcctttatttatttatttatttatttatttttggtttttcgagacagggtttctctgtgtagccttggccatcctgggctcactttgtagaccaggcctttaAAAGGCCAGTGTTTTCTTAGTAATGACTTTCTTACACCAGCTTCATGATTCCCACTTGTCACTGGGGAATAATGTACCCGATTGACAAACTACCCTCACATTTAATACAGAGTCCTTAGCTAGTACAGGTTTCTCCTAATCTAGCTTTACAAAAAGCACTAATCCAAAGATGGTATCTGCCTTCTTGGTCTCTCTCTTCTTGAGAACTCAAGACTTAGGGAAGATTCCTCCTTCTTGCCCTCTGAGTGAGTCATAAACTCAGCTGACCTCTGCTCTTCCTTCGGCTGCCTTggaaaatcaaaattacttttacaCTGCTAACTTCAGGCACATAAAagtcccttcttttaaaaaaattattactttgGGTTCTTTGAGGTGGGGATGTTAGCTATATTCATCTGTATTTGGAGAGGAATTCATGTGGGAGAAATGTAAATGACCACaagacaacacaaagaaaactttccagggaatggctcagtgggcaagggaGCACGGTGTTCTTTCAGAGGCCCCGGGTTCGGTACTTAAGGTGGCTCGCGGTCACATCTGTATTTCCAGctacagaggatctgacactGATGATGTGCAAACTCAGGCAAACTCACACacctaaaataaaacataattttttaaaagattaatttatttactttatgtatatgaatacgctgtctgcatttacacctttatgcatgtacacatgcagtccagaagagggcattagatcacattacagatggttgtgagccaccatgtggttgctgggaattgaacacaggacctggtgaggagcagacagtgctcttaaccactgagccatctcttccaggCCCAAAcgtaaattttgaaaaagaaaaatcaccttttttgtggtggtggtggtggggcttggttttggtttttggagacagggtttctctgtgtagccttggctgtcctggactcgctttgtggaccaggctgtcctcgaatttacagcgatccgcctgcctcggcctcccgagtgctgggattaaaggcgtgcaccactacacccggctctTTTGAgggatttttaaaagctgtttgtATGTGAAAGGGTCTTACTATGTCACTGCGAAGGAACTCAAAGATCCGCCgatctctgctgggattaaaggcctgcgcaaTCACGCcgacctttttgtttttgtttttgttttcagtaaacATTTTTGCTAAAATTCTACTGTTTTAGAAAGAACGGTTCCCTAAGCGGAACACAAATCTGCACGGCCATCACATTTCCACAAGGTGCACAGCAAGCCACTGGCGCGGAGGGTCGCCTCtgctaaagaaagaaaggaaggaaggaaggagagaaaggaaagaaagaataaagagagaaagaaaagaaagaacgagagaaagaaagagagaaaagtccGAACCTAACGCTTGCTAATGCGCATGCGCCTTTCCCCGGAAGTTATTGCTGGGCTGCCGGAAAAAGACAGAGAATACGGAAGTAAACATTACCGGATCGCAGGGTTCCCGGCGGATGGTTTTGGAGTGCCCTGTGGCGGAACTGGGTAAGTTAGGATTCAGCGACTGATCGGACGAACTGGGGACTTAAGGGAGCGGGCATTTCCTTCCGTGAATCCTTGCGGTGACGATCCGCCGTGGGACTGCGGCCCGGGATGCAAGCACCACCCTGGCGTCCAGCAGGACGGCGGCAGAGGCCTCAAG
The genomic region above belongs to Acomys russatus chromosome 25, mAcoRus1.1, whole genome shotgun sequence and contains:
- the Pttg1 gene encoding securin produces the protein MATLIFVEKDNEEPGSRLASKDDLKLGSGVKALDGKLQVSTPQVGKVFNAPALPKGSRKALGTVNRVTEKPAKTNRPLKQKQPTLTVKKITEKPAKTQGPVPASDDAYPEIEKFFPFNPLDFESFDLPEEHQIAYLPLSGVPLMVLNEERELEELLHLDPPSPLKTPFLPWESNLLQSPSSILSALDVELPPLCYDADI